The Candidatus Krumholzibacteriota bacterium DNA segment CTCGTCCAGATCATCCGCAGGGAAGTGTTCCGGTTGCGCACGCCGCACCTTGCCGTATCCGCCGTTGTCGTTGACGGCAAGCGGGTCGAGACGGACGAGATCTCCCGCGTAAGCGGACTCTTTTTTACATGGATCGTCTTTCTTGTTATCGGAGGGCTCTGCACGGCGCTGCTTTCACGTTACGACGCGATCCAGTCCTGTTCCGGGATGTTCAGCGCCCTGGGTAATATTGGCCCCTGCTATATCCCCTACCAGGAGATGGGGCAGCTGAACCCTTTGATAAAGATAGTATATATAATCGGAATGCTGGCCGGCCGGTTGGAGATTCTGCCGGTCCTGCTTCTTTTCAGCGGTAAGGCCTGGAGGATGGGCTGATTTAACAAAAGGAAGGTAAGATGTATATCATTATTGCCGGCGCGGGGATCATAGGGCGCCAGCTTACGATCCCACTGGTGGAGAACAAGCATGATGTCATCGTCATCGATAAGGATGCCGCCGTCTGCCAGGGGGTCTTTGAGGAGACCGGCGCGGTGACAATCCATGGCGACGCCACGAACCTGAACGTCCTGAAGCAGGCTGGAGCCGGCAAGGCTGACGCGATCATATGCCTGATGCACTATTCAGCTGACAACATATCCTGCTCCCTTCTGGCAAAGAGCCTCGGGATACCGCATATAATAGCCAGGCTTCGCGATCCCCAGTATGAACCGGCGTACAAGCTCGCCGGGGTCACGACTATCGTCAGGATGGCCGACCTGCTCGTCAATATGATCATGATGGAGGTCGAGCGTCCGAAAGTGCGCAAGATCATCACGCTCGGGGGGGGAAAGG contains these protein-coding regions:
- a CDS encoding TrkA family potassium uptake protein; this encodes MYIIIAGAGIIGRQLTIPLVENKHDVIVIDKDAAVCQGVFEETGAVTIHGDATNLNVLKQAGAGKADAIICLMHYSADNISCSLLAKSLGIPHIIARLRDPQYEPAYKLAGVTTIVRMADLLVNMIMMEVERPKVRKIITLGGGKADIYQVRVPSHARCVSMTIREVTEDRNFPDECVFVGIFREESEEFFIPRGNQRLHENDSIFLSAKSQDIKRATDYLIKV